A genomic segment from Solenopsis invicta isolate M01_SB chromosome 5, UNIL_Sinv_3.0, whole genome shotgun sequence encodes:
- the LOC113004203 gene encoding uncharacterized protein LOC113004203, translated as MDTKIKTARIFVSDNSRSGQPRYKKKMQRQKRFSLIIFLVVVLSIFHSSKTIKCKASNPDGTMRDLVCPSNMTTCVKFSNKLYSDLRACSIDNFCKIEVKTFKFKTCYECKQDLCNGSTKNMVSTITMLTLGMIALFWSMQ; from the exons ATGGACACCAAGATAAAAACTGCACGAATTTTCGTTAGTGATAATTCAAGATCAGGCCAACCAAggtacaagaaaaaaatgcaaCGACAAAAACGCTTCTCCCTCATCATATTTTTGGTGGTCGTGCTCTCTATTTTTCATTCAA GCAagacaataaaatgtaaagctTCAAACCCAGATGGAACAATGAGGGACCTGGTTTGTCCGTCCAATATGACTACATGTGTCAAATTTTCAAACA AATTATACTCCGATTTACGTGCATGCTCCATTGATAACTTCTGTAAAATAGAAGTGAAAACGTTTAAGTTCAAAACTTGTTATGAATGCAAGCAAGATCTGTGTAATGGTTCCACTAAGAACATGGTATCAACTATTACAATGCTAACATTAGGAATGATTGCTCTATTTTGGTCAATgcaataa